A part of Acidimicrobiia bacterium genomic DNA contains:
- a CDS encoding alpha/beta hydrolase, with product MTYAIDPELVPVLELIPVRDHHDIEGSRAVMTEMIAPLNAHVDTSGVSITDHEVPGPEGAPPVAVRVYAPDSAPPATGRPALLDIHGGGFVVGSVEMEHAFAANAARTLDAVIVAVEYRLAPEHPFPAGLEDCYAALTWMHGEAGALGIDTTRVGVGGQSAGGGLSAATALLARDRGGPALCFQFLGIPELDHRLDTASMRAFVDTPMWSRPAAELSWSRYLGDHDGAVSPYASPAIAEDLAGLPPAYVTTMEFDPLRDEGIVYALRMMEAGVSVELHSYPGTFHGSALVTTAAVSRRAQHELFDALRRGLRVDG from the coding sequence GTGACCTACGCCATCGATCCCGAGCTGGTTCCCGTGCTCGAGCTCATCCCCGTTCGCGACCACCACGACATCGAGGGCTCGCGCGCGGTGATGACGGAGATGATCGCTCCGCTCAACGCGCACGTCGACACGAGCGGGGTCTCGATCACCGACCACGAGGTGCCGGGGCCCGAGGGCGCGCCGCCGGTCGCCGTGCGCGTGTACGCGCCCGACAGCGCGCCGCCCGCGACCGGGCGGCCCGCGCTGCTCGACATCCACGGCGGCGGATTCGTCGTCGGGTCGGTCGAGATGGAGCACGCGTTCGCGGCGAACGCGGCGCGCACGCTCGACGCGGTGATCGTCGCCGTCGAGTACCGGCTCGCGCCCGAGCACCCGTTCCCCGCCGGCCTCGAAGACTGCTACGCCGCGCTCACGTGGATGCACGGCGAAGCCGGCGCGCTCGGCATCGACACGACGCGCGTCGGCGTCGGCGGCCAGAGCGCGGGCGGTGGGCTGAGCGCGGCGACCGCGCTGCTCGCGCGCGACCGGGGCGGACCGGCGCTGTGCTTCCAGTTCCTCGGCATCCCCGAGCTCGACCACCGGCTCGATACCGCGAGCATGCGCGCGTTCGTCGACACGCCGATGTGGTCGCGACCGGCGGCCGAGCTGAGCTGGAGTCGCTACCTCGGCGACCACGACGGCGCAGTCTCGCCCTACGCGTCACCCGCGATCGCCGAGGACCTCGCCGGCCTGCCACCCGCCTACGTCACGACGATGGAGTTCGACCCGCTGCGCGACGAAGGGATCGTCTACGCGCTGCGCATGATGGAGGCGGGCGTCTCCGTCGAGCTGCACTCGTACCCCGGCACGTTCCACGGCTCGGCGCTCGTGACGACCGCGGCCGTGTCGCGTCGCGCGCAGCACGAGCTCTTCGACGCGCTGCGGCGCGGCCTGCGCGTCGACGGCTGA
- a CDS encoding xanthine dehydrogenase family protein molybdopterin-binding subunit, which yields MTLTRATGDRRVRVEGPDKVSGRAVYAYEHRIDRVAYGRAVGATVARGRVIDVDVESALADPAVLAVLWFGNAPRLATDEPSELSILQTDRVAYRGQIVALVVAESLETATEAAERLDIRYAEEPFAVELRVDDPELYAPEKVNPGFPTDTNEGDVEAALARAACSVDAVYRTPAYHNNPMEPHAAIAVWNRDALTVYDSNQGVFPVRDKLAEIFGIPPGDVHVISEHVGGAFGSKGTPRPIVVGAAMAARAVGRPVKLAATRAQMFVFVGYRTPTIQRVRLGTDDDAQLVALAHDVVEQTSTLQEFAEQTAVPSRMMYASPHRRTTHRLRRLDVPTPSWMRAPGECPGMYALESAMDELAVACAIDPIELRVRNEPRVDPETGKPFPSRHLVECLREGAQRIGWSARAEPGARRVGRGLVGLGVAASTYPARTRPSSARARALPDGGFEIEIAAADIGTGARTVLGQIAADALGVDAARVRVRLGDSALPQAPLAGGSMGTSSWGFAVTRACERLLESMHGPGEPAEVSVDTTAELDAREERPSHAFGAQFAEVRVDVDTGEVRVSRLVGVFAVGRVMNALTARSQLIGGMTMGLSMALLEESVLDAQFGDYLNHDLAQYEIASCADVESVDVSWIDEEDDYVNPMGAKGIGEIGIVGTAAAIANATFNATGVRVRDLPIRLDAMVGSVAPSAPEREDGR from the coding sequence GTGACGTTGACGAGGGCGACCGGCGACCGCAGGGTGCGCGTCGAAGGGCCCGACAAGGTCAGCGGCCGCGCGGTCTACGCATACGAGCACCGCATCGACCGCGTCGCGTACGGCCGCGCGGTGGGCGCAACGGTCGCGCGCGGCAGGGTGATCGACGTCGACGTCGAATCCGCGCTCGCCGACCCCGCAGTGCTCGCCGTCCTCTGGTTCGGCAACGCGCCGCGACTCGCGACGGACGAACCGTCGGAGCTCTCGATCCTGCAAACGGACCGCGTGGCGTACCGCGGGCAGATCGTCGCGCTCGTCGTCGCGGAATCGCTCGAGACCGCGACGGAAGCGGCTGAACGGCTCGACATCCGGTACGCGGAGGAGCCGTTCGCAGTCGAGCTGCGCGTCGACGATCCCGAGCTGTACGCGCCGGAGAAGGTCAATCCCGGCTTCCCGACCGACACGAACGAGGGCGACGTCGAGGCCGCGCTCGCGCGCGCCGCCTGCTCCGTCGACGCGGTGTACCGAACGCCGGCGTACCACAACAATCCGATGGAGCCGCACGCCGCGATCGCCGTGTGGAACCGTGACGCGCTCACCGTCTACGACTCGAACCAGGGTGTGTTCCCGGTGCGCGACAAGCTCGCCGAGATCTTCGGTATCCCGCCGGGAGACGTGCATGTGATCAGCGAGCATGTCGGCGGTGCGTTCGGTTCGAAGGGCACGCCCCGCCCGATCGTCGTCGGTGCGGCGATGGCGGCGCGGGCCGTCGGCCGACCCGTGAAGCTCGCCGCGACACGCGCGCAGATGTTCGTGTTCGTCGGCTACCGGACGCCGACGATCCAACGGGTCCGCCTGGGCACCGATGACGACGCGCAGCTGGTCGCGCTCGCGCACGACGTCGTCGAACAGACCTCGACGCTCCAGGAGTTCGCGGAGCAGACCGCGGTGCCGTCGCGCATGATGTATGCGTCGCCTCACCGGCGGACGACACACCGGCTCCGCCGGCTCGACGTACCGACACCGTCGTGGATGCGCGCGCCCGGTGAATGCCCGGGGATGTACGCGCTCGAATCCGCGATGGACGAGCTCGCGGTCGCGTGCGCGATCGATCCGATCGAGCTTCGTGTCCGGAACGAGCCTCGGGTCGACCCCGAGACGGGCAAGCCGTTCCCGAGCCGCCACCTCGTCGAGTGCCTGCGCGAGGGTGCGCAGCGCATCGGATGGTCGGCGCGCGCGGAGCCAGGCGCGCGTCGCGTCGGACGCGGGCTCGTCGGTCTCGGAGTCGCCGCGTCGACGTATCCGGCGCGCACGCGGCCCTCCTCGGCGCGCGCCCGCGCGCTGCCCGACGGCGGCTTCGAGATCGAGATCGCGGCGGCCGACATCGGAACCGGCGCGCGCACGGTGCTCGGGCAGATCGCGGCCGACGCGCTCGGCGTCGACGCGGCGCGCGTCCGCGTCCGTCTCGGCGACAGCGCCCTTCCGCAGGCGCCGCTCGCAGGCGGATCGATGGGAACGTCGTCGTGGGGCTTCGCCGTCACGCGTGCGTGCGAACGGCTGCTCGAGTCGATGCACGGTCCCGGGGAGCCGGCCGAGGTGAGCGTGGACACGACGGCCGAGCTCGACGCGCGGGAGGAGCGGCCGAGCCATGCATTCGGCGCGCAGTTCGCCGAGGTGCGCGTCGACGTCGACACGGGTGAAGTCCGCGTCTCTCGTCTCGTCGGTGTGTTCGCGGTGGGTCGCGTGATGAACGCACTCACCGCGCGATCACAGCTGATCGGTGGCATGACCATGGGCCTGTCGATGGCCCTCCTCGAGGAGAGCGTGCTCGATGCGCAGTTCGGCGACTACCTGAACCACGATCTCGCGCAGTACGAGATCGCGTCGTGCGCCGACGTCGAATCCGTCGACGTCTCGTGGATCGACGAAGAGGACGACTACGTGAATCCGATGGGCGCCAAGGGCATCGGTGAGATCGGCATCGTCGGTACCGCAGCGGCGATCGCCAACGCGACCTTCAATGCTACGGGGGTGCGGGTCCGCGATCTGCCGATTCGCCTCGACGCGATGGTCGGATCGGTCGCGCCGTCGGCACCGGAACGGGAGGATGGACGATGA
- a CDS encoding GHMP kinase, with product MELEVSAPVRICDLGGWTDTWFGGPGRVLNVAVTPGVTVSVRELAGPPRLVIDVESPSPLVHAAVEVSPPPSDRGLEIRVRAAVPPGCGAGTSAAVAVALLTALAESRGEPWSARSIARDAHRLEVEHLGLESGVQDQLSAALGGVNFIEIDAYPAGVVHRLPDWDDLGARLSLVSVGRAHDSSSVHRDVIGRVAAQPSTAFDRLRAAAMAARDAVLARDLRAFGAAMIDNTEAQRALHADLVGVDAQRVVDLAADCGALGWKVNGAGGDGGSLTLLSANADAKRTLDAAVARLDARYRVFPIAISPTGLTIRRL from the coding sequence GTGGAGCTCGAGGTGTCGGCGCCCGTACGCATCTGTGACCTCGGCGGCTGGACCGACACCTGGTTCGGCGGGCCGGGGCGGGTGCTGAACGTGGCCGTGACGCCGGGCGTCACCGTGTCGGTCCGCGAGCTCGCGGGCCCGCCGCGGCTCGTGATCGACGTCGAGTCGCCGTCGCCGCTCGTGCACGCCGCCGTCGAGGTCTCGCCGCCACCATCGGACCGCGGCCTCGAGATCCGCGTGCGCGCGGCGGTGCCGCCCGGATGCGGCGCGGGCACGTCGGCCGCGGTCGCGGTCGCGCTCCTCACCGCGCTCGCCGAGTCGCGCGGTGAACCGTGGTCGGCGCGTTCGATCGCGCGCGACGCGCACCGGCTCGAGGTCGAGCACCTCGGGCTCGAGAGCGGGGTGCAGGATCAGCTGAGTGCGGCGCTCGGCGGGGTCAACTTCATCGAGATCGACGCGTATCCCGCCGGCGTGGTGCACCGTCTGCCGGACTGGGACGACCTCGGTGCCCGGCTGTCGCTCGTCTCCGTCGGGCGCGCGCACGACTCGTCGAGCGTGCACCGCGACGTGATCGGTCGGGTCGCTGCGCAGCCGTCGACCGCGTTCGATCGGCTCCGCGCCGCCGCGATGGCGGCGCGCGACGCAGTGCTCGCGCGCGACCTGCGCGCGTTCGGAGCCGCGATGATCGACAACACCGAGGCCCAGCGAGCGCTGCACGCCGACCTCGTTGGAGTCGACGCGCAGCGCGTCGTCGACCTCGCCGCCGATTGCGGCGCGCTCGGCTGGAAGGTGAACGGCGCGGGCGGTGACGGCGGGTCGCTCACACTGCTCAGCGCGAACGCCGACGCGAAGCGCACGCTCGACGCCGCTGTTGCGCGGTTGGACGCGCGCTACCGCGTGTTCCCGATCGCGATCAGCCCCACCGGCCTCACGATTCGCCGGCTCTGA
- a CDS encoding xanthine dehydrogenase family protein subunit M has product MREFRYERAPDRATAVALAGQSAAKLLGGGTNLVDLMKIGVERPELLVDTTALGLGAMETLADGTLRVGASVRNADLAQDQRVRDAAPVLSQALLSGASGQLRNMATVGGNLLQRTRCPFFQDVTKPCNKRSPGSGCPARASAVRDLAILGASEQCVATHPSDMAVALAALDASVTIDDSTGTRSLPLAALYRLPGDRPELDTNLPHGALVVGVDVPALPAGARSGYRKVRDRASFGFALASVAVVLLLDGRDVADVRIALGGVAHMPWRARKAEALLVGHTVTPARVAGAIAVELDGAQPLRGNAFKVALVERLVTSTVCALADVDPDGGSA; this is encoded by the coding sequence GTGAGGGAGTTCCGCTACGAGCGCGCGCCCGACCGGGCGACGGCCGTCGCGCTCGCCGGTCAGTCGGCCGCCAAGCTGCTCGGCGGCGGGACGAACCTCGTCGACCTGATGAAGATCGGTGTCGAGCGTCCCGAGCTCCTGGTCGACACGACCGCGCTCGGGCTCGGAGCCATGGAGACCCTCGCCGACGGCACGCTCCGCGTCGGTGCGTCGGTGCGCAACGCCGACCTCGCGCAGGACCAGCGGGTTCGCGACGCCGCGCCGGTGCTGTCGCAGGCACTGCTCTCGGGAGCGTCCGGTCAGCTGCGCAACATGGCGACGGTCGGCGGCAACCTGCTCCAGCGCACGCGGTGTCCCTTCTTCCAGGACGTCACCAAGCCGTGCAACAAACGCAGCCCCGGGTCGGGATGTCCGGCGCGCGCGTCGGCAGTCCGCGACCTCGCGATTCTCGGTGCGTCCGAACAGTGCGTCGCGACCCATCCGTCCGACATGGCGGTTGCATTGGCGGCGCTCGACGCGTCGGTCACCATCGACGACTCGACGGGCACGCGATCGCTCCCGCTCGCGGCGTTGTACCGGCTGCCCGGCGACCGGCCGGAGCTCGACACGAACCTGCCGCACGGCGCACTCGTCGTGGGTGTCGACGTGCCGGCACTCCCGGCCGGAGCTCGAAGCGGCTATCGCAAGGTTCGCGACCGCGCGTCGTTCGGCTTCGCGCTCGCGTCGGTCGCCGTTGTGCTGCTGCTCGACGGCCGCGACGTCGCCGACGTTCGCATCGCGCTCGGCGGCGTCGCCCACATGCCGTGGCGCGCGCGCAAAGCGGAGGCGCTGCTCGTCGGCCATACCGTGACGCCGGCGCGCGTCGCGGGCGCGATTGCCGTCGAGCTCGACGGCGCGCAGCCTCTGCGTGGCAATGCGTTCAAGGTCGCGCTCGTCGAGCGGCTCGTCACCAGCACCGTCTGCGCGCTTGCCGACGTCGACCCCGACGGAGGGTCGGCGTGA
- a CDS encoding DUF427 domain-containing protein produces the protein MSLTLGRGPLGREQAGELNLTLPDKVVYVEPLGRRVRGVRGGETVVDSDDAKLVHVSGELPRYVFPEKHVRVDAEPHPDVDGHVTVDWAAVDAWYEEDERVFVHPRDPYHRIDTFATSRRVEVRIDGETLASSTRALALFETALPVRYYLPRADVCMDALRPSSTVTECAYKGTARHWSAVLDSRETRDVAWTYEHDVRREGERVHGLIAFYNERVDFEVDGIRLDRPRTPWST, from the coding sequence ATGAGCCTCACACTGGGACGAGGGCCACTCGGTCGGGAGCAAGCCGGTGAGTTGAACCTCACTCTCCCCGACAAGGTCGTGTACGTCGAGCCGCTCGGTCGACGCGTTCGCGGGGTGCGCGGCGGCGAGACCGTCGTCGACAGCGACGACGCCAAGCTCGTACACGTGTCGGGAGAACTGCCGCGGTACGTGTTTCCCGAGAAGCATGTGCGCGTCGACGCGGAGCCGCATCCCGACGTCGACGGTCACGTCACGGTCGACTGGGCTGCGGTCGACGCATGGTACGAAGAGGATGAGCGCGTGTTCGTTCATCCGAGGGATCCGTACCACCGCATCGACACGTTCGCGACTTCGCGCCGCGTCGAGGTGCGCATCGACGGCGAGACCCTCGCATCGTCGACGCGTGCGCTCGCACTCTTCGAGACGGCACTGCCGGTCCGCTATTACCTCCCGCGAGCCGATGTGTGCATGGACGCGCTGCGTCCGAGCTCCACCGTGACCGAATGCGCGTACAAGGGCACCGCGCGGCACTGGTCCGCGGTGCTCGACAGCCGAGAAACGCGCGACGTCGCCTGGACCTACGAGCACGACGTACGCCGCGAGGGCGAGCGCGTGCACGGTCTCATCGCTTTCTACAACGAGCGTGTCGACTTCGAGGTCGACGGCATCCGACTCGATCGTCCGCGCACACCATGGTCCACGTGA
- a CDS encoding nitroreductase family protein, protein MNVTDAIATRRNVREYADDPIPADDLDRVLEAGRRSPSSSNKQRWDYVVVTDRDQLAELSTVWQGAKHIASSAATIALVAPVADDEYARDSTHYDLGQTTICLMLAAVELGIGSAHAKVEDQRRAQEILGFPEDRFCPWLVALGYPADRPLRVIEHPKRRPFGDVVHRGRW, encoded by the coding sequence ATGAACGTGACGGACGCGATCGCGACCCGCCGCAACGTGCGCGAGTACGCCGACGACCCGATCCCTGCCGACGATCTCGATCGGGTGCTCGAGGCCGGCCGGCGGTCGCCGTCGTCGTCGAACAAGCAACGCTGGGACTACGTCGTCGTCACCGACCGCGATCAGCTCGCCGAGCTCTCGACGGTGTGGCAGGGAGCGAAGCACATCGCGTCGTCGGCCGCGACGATCGCGCTCGTCGCGCCGGTTGCCGACGACGAATACGCACGTGACTCGACGCACTACGACCTCGGTCAGACGACGATCTGCCTCATGCTCGCGGCCGTCGAGCTGGGCATCGGCAGCGCCCACGCCAAGGTCGAGGACCAGCGACGAGCGCAGGAGATCCTCGGCTTCCCCGAAGATCGGTTCTGTCCGTGGCTCGTCGCCCTCGGCTACCCGGCCGATCGCCCGCTACGGGTGATCGAGCATCCGAAGCGGCGACCGTTCGGCGACGTCGTCCATCGCGGCCGCTGGTGA
- a CDS encoding DUF169 domain-containing protein: protein MDDNPALADRLVAALRLTAVPVAVTFHGTGAPPFDGTYPAPADDGRTGAVPAGCVFWMHAENRTFTTRADDHANCSVGSLTHGFIDLEAAATHHDVASLVEAGWVSPDVFPDLPVVVDAPEAIAYGPLRDAQDQPDVVLVRMDAAGVMTLLAAVPDARVEGKPQCRIVVLAKDHDAVAVSAGCALSRARTGMAASDLTCAIPGRRLGEVVAAIEAAGAADAIVADYAHADAARFVAS from the coding sequence ATGGACGACAATCCTGCGCTCGCGGACCGGCTCGTCGCCGCACTCCGCCTGACTGCGGTGCCGGTCGCAGTCACATTCCACGGGACGGGCGCGCCGCCCTTCGACGGCACGTACCCGGCGCCGGCCGACGACGGCCGAACCGGTGCCGTGCCCGCCGGCTGTGTGTTCTGGATGCACGCCGAGAACCGCACGTTCACGACGCGGGCGGACGATCACGCGAACTGCAGCGTCGGCTCGCTCACGCACGGTTTCATCGACCTGGAGGCTGCCGCGACGCATCACGACGTGGCGTCGTTGGTCGAGGCGGGCTGGGTGTCGCCCGATGTCTTCCCCGACCTCCCCGTGGTCGTCGATGCACCCGAGGCCATCGCGTACGGGCCGTTGCGCGACGCACAAGACCAACCGGATGTCGTGCTCGTGCGCATGGACGCGGCAGGCGTGATGACACTGCTCGCCGCGGTGCCCGACGCGCGCGTCGAGGGCAAGCCGCAGTGCCGGATCGTGGTGCTCGCCAAAGACCATGACGCGGTCGCAGTGAGCGCGGGCTGCGCGCTCAGCCGTGCGCGAACGGGTATGGCGGCGTCGGACCTGACGTGCGCGATCCCGGGCCGTCGTCTCGGAGAGGTCGTCGCCGCGATCGAAGCCGCGGGGGCCGCCGACGCGATCGTCGCCGACTACGCGCACGCCGACGCGGCGCGGTTCGTCGCGTCATGA
- a CDS encoding TetR/AcrR family transcriptional regulator, which translates to MAPAGGVAARERRTQRERSDSTKTRLADAAIESLVDRGWAATTVVEVCARAGVTRGAFHHHYDGLAELLADALRRLYDELVARSGDWRVDVAGRLDAAWSALATPNFKAVIEVWLAMANDPELAVEIGPVVADFASLIAFDARALPVKQRAAARTFYVLARETMIGLALGRATNGGRALPHERAVLAELKRQARAVTS; encoded by the coding sequence GTGGCACCGGCGGGGGGAGTGGCAGCGCGGGAGCGGCGCACCCAGCGGGAACGCAGCGACTCGACCAAGACGCGGCTCGCCGACGCCGCGATCGAATCGTTGGTCGATCGCGGATGGGCCGCGACGACGGTCGTCGAAGTGTGCGCGCGGGCAGGAGTGACCCGCGGCGCGTTCCATCACCACTACGACGGCCTCGCCGAGCTGCTCGCCGACGCGCTGCGCCGTCTCTACGACGAGCTCGTCGCTCGCAGCGGCGACTGGCGCGTCGACGTTGCGGGCCGACTCGACGCCGCATGGTCGGCGCTCGCGACGCCGAACTTCAAGGCGGTCATCGAGGTCTGGCTCGCGATGGCGAACGATCCCGAGCTCGCGGTCGAGATCGGACCGGTCGTCGCCGACTTCGCGTCGTTGATCGCGTTCGACGCGCGCGCGCTGCCGGTGAAGCAGCGGGCCGCGGCGCGTACGTTCTACGTGCTCGCGCGCGAAACGATGATCGGGCTCGCGCTCGGGCGCGCGACGAACGGCGGTAGGGCGCTGCCCCACGAGCGCGCCGTCCTCGCGGAGCTGAAGCGGCAGGCCCGCGCCGTCACGTCGTGA
- a CDS encoding 2Fe-2S iron-sulfur cluster-binding protein, which yields MPPESPLALTVNGARVDVDVDARVTLLDLLRELLGLTGTKKGCDRGQCGACTVLVEGRRVNSCLVLALTVAGCEVTTVEGLASAGALSPLQRAFLEHDAYQCGYCTPGQLCSATAALAELGAGAPSAVTPDGTGAPILSAEEIRERMSGNLCRCAAYPNIVDAILEVGA from the coding sequence GTGCCGCCGGAATCGCCACTTGCCCTGACGGTCAACGGTGCGCGCGTCGATGTGGATGTCGATGCGCGCGTGACGCTCCTCGATCTTCTGCGCGAGCTGCTCGGGCTGACGGGCACGAAGAAGGGTTGCGACCGCGGGCAGTGCGGTGCGTGCACGGTGCTCGTCGAGGGGCGCAGGGTGAACAGCTGCCTCGTGCTCGCGTTGACGGTCGCCGGCTGCGAGGTGACGACCGTCGAGGGTCTGGCGAGCGCCGGCGCCCTGTCGCCGTTGCAACGGGCGTTCCTCGAGCACGACGCGTACCAGTGCGGGTATTGCACGCCCGGTCAACTGTGCTCGGCGACCGCGGCGCTGGCGGAGCTCGGAGCGGGCGCGCCGAGCGCGGTCACCCCCGATGGCACCGGCGCGCCGATCCTCTCGGCGGAGGAGATCCGGGAGCGCATGAGCGGCAACCTCTGCCGCTGCGCGGCGTATCCGAACATCGTCGATGCCATCCTCGAGGTCGGCGCGTGA